A region from the Microcoleus sp. FACHB-672 genome encodes:
- a CDS encoding metal ABC transporter permease, with protein MAHHEGLAAKVQFSILAVLLTFMYNTPYFAITGSADFLSLLQFPFMQRAIAGGILMGILGGLLGSFVTLRRLSYFSDAVGSASLVGIVLGVLINVNPTWTLLPFSIIFGLSVLYLIDQTDLASDSVFSIAESGGLAIGVILTSFIPGYRGNLLAVLFGDILAINETDLILILLLLLASAMFVLSTLRQQILLTLNPALAKVQGVSVDLHRYVFVVLLSLTVAVAIKAVGILLVNAFLVIPASTAKLLSHKFAQFLTLCVILGVFSSAIGLLGSGLFNFASGPSIVLVQFLLFVGVMAWQKGLGVRNRV; from the coding sequence TTGGCTCACCATGAGGGGCTAGCGGCTAAGGTTCAATTCTCCATCCTGGCAGTCCTGCTGACATTTATGTATAACACTCCCTACTTCGCCATCACCGGCAGCGCTGATTTTCTCAGCTTGTTGCAGTTTCCTTTCATGCAGCGTGCGATCGCCGGTGGCATCCTCATGGGCATTTTGGGAGGCTTACTCGGCAGCTTTGTCACCCTGAGACGGTTGTCTTATTTCAGCGATGCTGTTGGCAGCGCATCTCTGGTAGGCATTGTTTTGGGCGTCTTAATCAACGTGAATCCAACTTGGACGCTGCTGCCCTTCAGCATCATTTTTGGCCTCAGCGTCCTGTACTTAATTGATCAAACCGATCTAGCTAGCGACAGCGTTTTCAGTATTGCAGAATCGGGAGGCTTGGCTATCGGTGTCATCCTCACCAGCTTCATCCCCGGTTATCGGGGCAACTTGCTAGCAGTTCTGTTTGGCGATATTTTGGCTATTAATGAGACGGATTTAATCTTAATTCTGCTGCTGCTTCTCGCTAGCGCGATGTTCGTGCTGTCAACCCTGCGACAGCAAATTCTATTAACCTTAAATCCTGCTTTGGCAAAAGTTCAAGGTGTCTCTGTAGACTTGCACCGATATGTGTTTGTGGTGTTGCTTTCTCTAACGGTTGCTGTGGCGATCAAAGCTGTGGGAATACTCCTCGTTAACGCCTTTCTCGTCATTCCCGCTTCCACCGCCAAATTACTCAGCCACAAATTTGCTCAATTTCTGACCCTTTGCGTGATTTTGGGCGTTTTTAGCAGTGCCATTGGCTTACTCGGTTCGGGCCTTTTCAACTTTGCCTCTGGACCCAGTATCGTCTTGGTGCAGTTTTTGCTATTTGTTGGGGTTATGGCTTGGCAGAAGGGTTTGGGCGTGAGGAACAGAGTATAA
- a CDS encoding glycosyltransferase, whose product MKYALVHEWLTPLATGGSELVVQEILQHINADLYALIDFESTNPESYLFKRPIGTTFLQHFPLARKGVQKYLPLLPVAIEQLDLREYDVILSSSHAVAKGVLASPQQLHICYCHTPMRYAWEMTFDYLNSSAAGKGLPGILTRQLLHRLRQWDAISANRVDYFIANSRHTAQRIWRCYRRKAEVIYPPVNIERFSVQPHKQDFYLTVSRLVSYKKVSLIVQAFNQLGLPLVVIGSGAELPLIRKMANPNVRVLGWQPAEVVEKYMAEAKAFVYAACEDFGMALVEAQACGTPVIAYGAGGALETVRDIQQHPDLGTGVFFAQQTTAALMEAVETFEAFQPAFNPDKVRANAEKFAPKIFKERYLAYLDHCYQEFEARNLR is encoded by the coding sequence ATGAAGTACGCTCTCGTTCATGAATGGTTAACGCCATTGGCAACCGGCGGGTCAGAATTGGTTGTGCAGGAAATTTTGCAGCACATCAATGCCGATCTCTACGCACTTATCGATTTTGAATCGACCAATCCAGAAAGCTATCTCTTTAAGCGTCCAATCGGAACAACGTTTCTGCAACATTTTCCCCTAGCGAGGAAGGGGGTGCAAAAATATCTGCCTCTGCTGCCGGTGGCGATTGAACAGCTGGATTTGCGAGAGTATGACGTGATTTTGTCTTCTTCCCACGCGGTGGCAAAAGGAGTGCTAGCAAGTCCGCAGCAATTACATATCTGCTACTGCCACACGCCGATGCGCTACGCCTGGGAGATGACGTTTGATTATCTCAATAGCAGCGCAGCCGGCAAAGGGCTTCCAGGGATTTTAACGCGACAGTTGCTACACCGGCTTAGGCAGTGGGATGCCATCTCAGCAAACCGAGTTGACTACTTCATTGCCAACTCCCGGCATACCGCTCAACGCATCTGGCGCTGCTACCGGCGCAAAGCCGAAGTGATCTATCCGCCGGTGAATATCGAGAGATTTTCCGTTCAACCGCACAAGCAGGATTTTTACCTAACCGTTTCCCGGTTAGTAAGTTATAAAAAAGTATCTTTAATTGTCCAAGCCTTCAACCAGTTAGGACTTCCCTTAGTGGTGATTGGCAGTGGAGCTGAGTTGCCACTGATTCGCAAAATGGCTAACCCCAATGTGCGAGTGCTGGGTTGGCAGCCGGCTGAAGTTGTGGAGAAGTATATGGCTGAGGCGAAAGCCTTTGTGTATGCAGCCTGCGAAGATTTTGGGATGGCTTTGGTGGAAGCCCAAGCCTGCGGGACGCCGGTAATTGCCTATGGTGCCGGTGGCGCACTGGAAACAGTGCGAGATATTCAGCAACACCCGGATTTAGGGACAGGCGTGTTTTTTGCCCAGCAAACCACAGCCGCTTTAATGGAGGCAGTGGAGACTTTTGAGGCATTTCAGCCGGCTTTTAATCCCGACAAGGTGAGAGCAAACGCAGAAAAATTTGCCCCCAAAATCTTTAAAGAGCGGTACTTGGCCTATTTAGATCAT
- a CDS encoding metallothionein — protein MATVTQMKCACESCLCVVALENAIHKDGKPYCSDACANGHAGGEGCGHTGCGCH, from the coding sequence ATGGCCACTGTAACCCAAATGAAATGTGCCTGTGAGTCTTGCCTGTGCGTAGTAGCCCTTGAAAATGCCATACATAAAGATGGCAAGCCCTACTGTAGCGACGCTTGCGCCAATGGTCATGCTGGCGGAGAAGGCTGCGGTCACACCGGCTGTGGCTGCCACTAG
- a CDS encoding glycosyltransferase, with translation MRIALFTETFLPKVDGIVTRLRHTVEHLQRAGDQVLIFCPDGGLREYKGAKIYGVSGVPLPLYPELKMAFPRPAIGQQLEQFQPDIIHAVNPAVLGLGGLYYAKTLGIPLVASYHTHLPKYLQHYGLGMLEPLLWELLKTGHNQAQLNLCTSTAMVQELTEHGIERVDLWQRGVDTEMFQPHLASEEMRVRLSQGHPESPLLLYVGRLGAEKEIERIKPVLEAIPNARLALVGDGPNRQALEQHFAGTPTHFVGYLQGLELAAAYASADAFIFPSRTETLGLVLLEAMAAGCPAIAARSGGIPDIVTDGVNGYLFNPEDENGAIAATLSLLGHREERETLRQNARREAERWGWAAATAQLRRYYQAVLAPQSMPKAA, from the coding sequence ATGCGAATTGCCCTTTTTACCGAAACTTTTTTGCCTAAAGTTGACGGCATCGTGACGCGCCTGCGCCACACAGTTGAACATTTGCAGCGTGCCGGCGATCAAGTCTTGATTTTTTGCCCTGATGGGGGCTTGCGTGAGTACAAGGGAGCTAAAATTTACGGCGTTTCTGGTGTCCCCCTACCGCTGTACCCAGAGCTGAAAATGGCCTTCCCGCGACCGGCAATTGGGCAGCAGCTAGAACAGTTTCAGCCAGATATTATTCATGCTGTCAACCCAGCCGTTTTGGGGTTGGGCGGGCTTTACTACGCCAAAACTTTAGGCATTCCCTTGGTGGCGTCTTACCATACTCATTTGCCGAAATATCTCCAGCATTACGGGTTAGGAATGCTAGAACCCTTGCTGTGGGAATTGCTAAAAACCGGCCACAATCAAGCTCAGCTCAATTTGTGCACCTCGACGGCAATGGTGCAAGAATTGACAGAGCACGGCATTGAACGGGTAGATCTCTGGCAGCGAGGGGTAGATACGGAGATGTTTCAGCCCCATTTAGCCAGCGAGGAAATGCGCGTGCGCCTCAGCCAAGGTCATCCGGAAAGCCCATTATTACTCTATGTTGGGCGGTTGGGTGCTGAAAAAGAAATTGAACGCATTAAGCCGGTGCTAGAAGCGATTCCTAATGCCCGTCTTGCTTTAGTGGGGGATGGCCCAAACCGGCAAGCCCTGGAACAGCACTTTGCCGGCACACCCACCCATTTTGTCGGGTATCTCCAAGGGTTAGAATTAGCCGCCGCATACGCCTCTGCCGACGCTTTTATCTTCCCCTCGCGCACTGAAACGCTCGGTTTGGTGCTGCTAGAAGCGATGGCTGCTGGTTGCCCTGCTATCGCGGCGCGTTCCGGGGGAATTCCCGATATTGTCACCGATGGTGTCAATGGCTATCTCTTCAACCCAGAAGATGAAAATGGGGCAATCGCAGCTACTCTCAGCCTCTTAGGGCATCGTGAAGAACGGGAAACCCTGCGGCAAAACGCGCGCCGGGAAGCCGAACGTTGGGGATGGGCTGCTGCCACAGCTCAGCTGCGCCGGTACTATCAAGCTGTACTCGCACCTCAATCCATGCCCAAGGCAGCTTAG